The following are encoded in a window of Eschrichtius robustus isolate mEscRob2 chromosome 1, mEscRob2.pri, whole genome shotgun sequence genomic DNA:
- the C1H15orf40 gene encoding UPF0235 protein C15orf40 homolog isoform X2 has translation MLRLGSGGKSQSKEAERPVPPSGPVAVDPKGCVTIAIHAKPGSKQNAVTDLTAEAVSVAIAAPPTEGEANAELCWYLSKVLELRKSDVVLDKGGKSREKVVKLLASTTPEEILEKLKKQVEKK, from the exons ATGCTGCGGCTCGGCTCCGGG GGTAAAAGCCAGAGCaaggaagcagagagaccagttCCTCCCTCAGGTCCTGTGGCAGTTGATCCCAAAGGTTGCGTCACCATAGCCATCCATGCCAAACCTGGTTCCAAACAAAATGCTGTGACAG ATTTGACAGCCGAGGCTGTGAGTGTAGCTATTGCAGCACCTCCGACAGAAGGAGAGGCTAACGCCGAGCTTTGTTGGTATCTTTCCAAAGTCTTAGAACTCAGGAAGAGTGATGTGGTTTTGGATAAg GGTGGTAAATCTCGTGAAAAAGTGGTGAAGCTTTTGGCCTCCACAACTCCGGAAGAGATCTTGGAGAAActgaaaaagcaagttgaaaaaaaataa
- the C1H15orf40 gene encoding UPF0235 protein C15orf40 homolog isoform X1 gives MLRLGSGVRKLGTGPGARAAARLPLGTEMPKKAGATNKGKSQSKEAERPVPPSGPVAVDPKGCVTIAIHAKPGSKQNAVTDLTAEAVSVAIAAPPTEGEANAELCWYLSKVLELRKSDVVLDKGGKSREKVVKLLASTTPEEILEKLKKQVEKK, from the exons ATGCTGCGGCTCGGCTCCGGGGTGAGGAAGCTGGGGACAGGACCCGGTGCTCGGGCTGCTGCCCGGCTCCCTCTGGGCACCGAGATGCCTAAGAAAGCTGGTGCAACGAACAAG GGTAAAAGCCAGAGCaaggaagcagagagaccagttCCTCCCTCAGGTCCTGTGGCAGTTGATCCCAAAGGTTGCGTCACCATAGCCATCCATGCCAAACCTGGTTCCAAACAAAATGCTGTGACAG ATTTGACAGCCGAGGCTGTGAGTGTAGCTATTGCAGCACCTCCGACAGAAGGAGAGGCTAACGCCGAGCTTTGTTGGTATCTTTCCAAAGTCTTAGAACTCAGGAAGAGTGATGTGGTTTTGGATAAg GGTGGTAAATCTCGTGAAAAAGTGGTGAAGCTTTTGGCCTCCACAACTCCGGAAGAGATCTTGGAGAAActgaaaaagcaagttgaaaaaaaataa